A single genomic interval of Arthrobacter globiformis harbors:
- a CDS encoding SDR family NAD(P)-dependent oxidoreductase has protein sequence MTTHPGKIAAVTGAASGNGLAIAEKLLKEGATVVALDRDEAALERLIGQHPEMVPVVMDVADEASVRSGMAEIDAKFGRLDTLVNNAGIVKGSNFDDVSVAEWDQVFAVNSTGPFLVSQAARPLLEKGAAARGDDSTSAIVNITSVEAHIVIASSGHPQVHYNASKGALLMFTKALAIETAASKIRVNAVAPGFIETPFTKSVLENQEAVKFLLDRTPLGRIGRPSDVANAVAFLASDEASWVTGTTIHVDGGWLVY, from the coding sequence ATGACTACTCACCCTGGAAAGATCGCTGCAGTCACCGGAGCCGCGTCCGGAAACGGCCTTGCCATCGCAGAAAAGCTGCTCAAGGAGGGCGCCACCGTCGTAGCCCTCGACCGTGACGAGGCCGCGCTCGAGCGTCTGATCGGCCAGCACCCGGAAATGGTGCCTGTTGTTATGGACGTCGCCGACGAAGCCTCGGTCCGCAGCGGCATGGCCGAGATCGACGCAAAATTCGGCCGGCTCGACACCCTCGTCAACAACGCAGGCATCGTCAAGGGCAGCAACTTCGACGACGTGAGCGTAGCGGAATGGGACCAGGTGTTCGCCGTGAACTCCACCGGACCGTTCCTGGTCAGCCAGGCCGCACGGCCGTTGCTGGAGAAGGGCGCCGCGGCCCGGGGCGACGATTCAACCAGCGCCATCGTCAACATCACCTCTGTCGAGGCCCACATCGTCATCGCCAGCAGCGGACACCCCCAGGTCCATTACAACGCTTCCAAGGGTGCTCTCCTTATGTTCACGAAGGCTTTGGCCATCGAAACCGCAGCTTCCAAGATCCGCGTCAACGCTGTCGCCCCCGGCTTCATCGAGACCCCGTTCACCAAGTCCGTGCTGGAAAACCAGGAGGCCGTGAAGTTCCTCCTCGACCGCACGCCGCTCGGACGAATCGGACGGCCCTCCGACGTTGCCAATGCAGTCGCGTTCCTGGCCAGCGACGAGGCCAGCTGGGTGACCGGTACCACCATCCACGTCGACGGCGGTTGGCTGGTTTACTGA